The Verrucomicrobiia bacterium sequence CGAGCAGCTCGGCGCGCGGGTATTTGGAAATGGCGCAGAATTTGTCGTTGACGTATGTGATTTGTCCGCGCGCGTCCGTGATGGCGACGATGGCGTGCTCGTCGAGTGCCGCCTTCAACTCGGCGAGTTCCGCTTCGGGAGTGTTGTACGCGGGCTGCTTCATAACTTTATGTTGCGTAGACGCAGCGCGTTGGCGATGACGGACACGGAACTGAGGCTCATGGCCGCGCCGGCGATGATGGGGCTGAGGAGCGCGCCGAAGAATGGATACAGCACGCCCGCCGCGACAGGGATGCCGAGCGCGTTATAGACGAACGCGAAGAACAGGTTCTGCCGGATGTTGCGCATCATCGCGCGCCCCAGCCGAATTGCCCGCACAATGCCGCGCAGGTCACCTTTCACGAGCGTCAGCCCGGCACTTTCCATCGCGATGTCCGTGCCCGTGCCCATCGCGATGCCCACGTCGGAGGCGGCGAGCGCCGGAGCGTCGTTGATGCCGTCACCCGCCATGCCGACGGAGCGCCCCGCTGCTTTGAGTGACTTTACTTTCTCGTGTTTATCGTGGGGCGTGGCTCCGGCTTGGAAGTCGGCGATGCCGAGTTTGCGCGCAACGGCTTCGGCTGTGCGCTGATTATCGCCGGTAAGCATGATGACGTTGATGCCGAGTTCACGCAGTTCCGCGAGTGCCTGGGGCGTGGTGGACTTCACGGGGTCAGCCACGGTCAGGACACCAGCGGCGCGGCCGTCGATGGACACAAAGATGGCGGTCGCGCCTTCGGCTTGGTGCGGAGCGGCGAGCGTTTCGAGTGCTGCGATGTCGGCCACTCCGTCCTCGCGGAGGAAGTCAGGTTTGCCAATCAACACCCTGCGCGCAGCGACAGTGCCCGCCACGCCGCCTGCGGTGGTGGACTGAAAATCCTTAGCGGCTTCCAGCGGAAGCTGCTGCTCTTGGGCAGCCAGGATGACGGCGTGCGCCAGAGGATGTTCGCTGCCTTGTTCCAGTGAAGCCGCGAGGCGAAGCAGATCCTTCTCGTCGAAGCCGCCGACCGGCAACACCCGGGCGAGCTTCGGTTTCCCCTCCGTGAGCGTGCCGGTCTTGTCCACGGCGAGGGCGTCGAGTTTAGCGAGATTCTCGATGGCTTCGGCATTGCGAATGAGCACGCCCATTTGCGCGCCGCGTCCGACGCCAACCATCACGCTCATGGGCGTGGCCAGACCGAGCGCACACGGGCACGCGATGATGAGCACGGCAACGGCGTTGGTGATGGCGAAAGCAAGGCGCGGCTCTGGTCCGAAGAAAAGCCAGCCGACGAAGGTGAGCGCAGCAATCGCCAGCACCGCCGGCACGAAACACGCCGCGACCTTGTCTGCCAGCGCTTGAATCGGCGCGCGGCTACGCTGGGCCTGGGCGACGAGATTTACGATTTGCGCAAGCATCGTCTCACTTCCAACACGCTCGGCCTGCATGACGATGCCGCCGGTGGTGTTCACCGTTCCACCGGAGACTTTTGCACCCGTGAGCTTTTCCACGGGCAGCGACTCGCCGGTGAGCATGGATTCATCCACCGAAGTGCGGCCTTCGACCACTTCGCCGTCCACGGGAATCTTTTCACCGGGTCGGACACGCAGGAGGTCGCCGGGATGCACAGCATTGAGTGGAACGTCCTCGTCTCCGGAGGGCGTCACGCGGCGCGCGGTCTTGGGCGCGAGACCAAGCAATGCTTTGATGGCACCACTGGTGCGCTGACGGGCGCGGAGTTCGAGCACCTGGCCGAGCAACACGAGCACGGTGATAACCGCAGCGGCCTCGAAGTAGATGGCGGGCTTGCCCGTGTGGCCGGCCGCCGGCGGGAACGCCTGTGGAAACACCATTGCCACGGTGCTGAAAGCGAACGCCGCGCCGACGCCCAGCGCGATCAGGGTGAACATGTTCAGGCTGCGATTGACGAGCGAACGCCAGCCCCGCACGAAGAACGGCCAGCCCGCCCATAACACTACCGGCGTGCTCAGAAGGAATTGTCCCCAACGCGACGCGTTGCCGCTCACCCATTCGGCGTGACTCCAGGCGGGAACGAGATGCGCCATCGCCACGATGAACACGGGCAGCGTCAGTGCCGTGCCGATCCAGAAGCGCCGCGTCATGTCGCGCAGTTCGGAATCATCCTCCACGACTTCCGGGGTGATGGTTTTCGCCTCCAACGCCATGCCGCACTTCGGGCAAGTGCCTGGATGGTCCTGCTCGATCTTCGGGTGCATCGGGCAGGTGTAGATCGTCTTGGCCGACGGCTTCCACGCCGGGTTCATTTCCAGCGCCATACCGCACTTGGGACAATTGCCCGGCTTGTCGCTCTCGATGCCCGGGCACATCGGGCAGAAATACTTCGCGGCGACGGAAGGCGTCACCGACTCGCCGTGGTGCTGGTGATGAGAGTGGTCGTAGGAGTGCGTGCTTTGATTCGCCTTTCCATCATAGCAGGATTGTTCCTCCGCGTGAAAATGATCCTCGTTCTGGTCTTTATCACCGGAGCGATCGCCTGCGCCGGCTTGCGCATTTGCCTGGCCTGCGCAGCAAGAGCCACCGCTGCTCTCGTTCGACGGTGATTGGGCCAGAAACTTCCTCCGGCAATGCTCGCTGCAAAAGTAAAACGTCTCGCCATCGCGCCCGACGCTCAGAGCGGTCGCTTCATTCACCGTCATTCCGCAGATCGGGTCGGTCTTCATAAGGATCTTCGCTGCTCACCGCCGCGTTGGCCCTGAGCGACGGCGAGACTGGCCAGGGGCAACGCTCTGGCTCTTGACTTAGGTGCGCGATTGCTTCGCATAAAGGGATTACTGGGAGGTCAACTTCGACAAATACTTCGTCGGATCTCTTTTGAAGTCGGCGAGGCAGTCTTCGCAGCATAGCTTAATCGTCTGCCCTTCGTGGACGAACGTGTAGGGTTTGCCATGATTGAAGCCCTCATCGGTGACGAGACATTTGGTCAGCGGATATGGCCTAGCTGCGGACGCGTCGTGCGGGTGACTGGAATCGTCGTGGCTGCTCCTAGAGCAGCCGATAAAGCCGAGAGTGGCGGTGAGGGCGAGTGATATTGTAAGTGTGTTCATAGTTTCTGCTTTGCCTGTGATGATTCGCCGTCAACACGACGGCAAAAGGAGCCTTTGGTTTCTGTCGGTCATTTTCTTTACCACCAACTTCATGTCGCATTTGGGACAGTTGCCTGTCTTGGCCTACACAGCATCAGAGAGGCGGGCAGGTACATTGGCGCGTTTGGATTCCTGGGTCGGCCTCGCCGCATCCCTCACGCCAAGAACCGTGGCGGCGAGCGTGAGTGCTATCAGGTCCTGCGGCATCCAGTTCGATTTCATTTCAATCCAAAATCGGGTTCAGGGTCTCAAGCAATAGACACGGGAATTCCGCGACGACAGGGCACGGAACGGGAAAGAGGGAGTTGACTCAACCGCGCTAGTGAACGCGAACTGAAATCAACTTAACCGAGGAAGGGAGGAGCGAGGCTGCGGAACGCCGGGCCAAGGCACACTTCGGGCGTGAAAGTCCATTCGCGGGAGTGAGCTTGACGGGCGAAAGCAGCTTGCGCCTGGGTCTCGCCCGCTTCCAGAGCGAGCACGACGGAGGGAAGCAGATAAAGCGTGTGAATCTGAAAAGCGGGAAGCGTGGGTGCGTCGCTTCCAAGCATCATCGTCTTCAACGTCGAACAGGCCGCGGTGGGCGACGGAGCGGACGGCGGTGAACTATCGTCGCCATCGTGCGAAGCCGCGCGTTTTGGCGAGCCGTGGCACGAGGGTTGCGCCTCGTCTCGGTGTCCACCGCCAAAATGACAATGCACAAAGCACATGCTCTGCGCCACGACGAAGGCCATGAGCGCGAGCGCCGCGAGGGAGCGGAGCAACGGACTCAAGGATGTCTGGCGCAAACGCATGATCGGCCTTTACTCGAAATGCCCCGTCGGCCGCCGACTGGCGGTCTGGACAGGTGGAGCTAACTACGCCGCTCCGTACAGAATCCCTCAAGGAATTTTCGGAAACTTTCGTCAAGTGCTCCGAGCAGGTTCCAAAAGCTTGCCCAAGCTGACGCGTAGTTGCTGGCGGGCGCGGTAGATGCGTGTCTCCACCGCCTTCGGCGAGCAGCCGAGGATTACGGCGATCTCCGCATGTGGGCGTTCTTCGTATTCGGAGAGGATGAGCGGCTGACGCAATTCTTCGGGAAGCGCGGCCACGGCGCGGCGGACAGTTTCGGAGCGTTCCTTCGCCTGCACCTCTTCATGCGGAAGCGGGTCATTTCCCGGTAGAGAATCGCGGAAGCTGTCGCCAGTCGCGATACTCTCCGCGTCCAGCGACACCAGTGGATGGCGTGAGCGCCAGCGGTAACGATCTTTCACCAAATTTGCCGCGATGGTGTAGAGCCACGTGGAGAACTTTTGTCCAGAGTCAAACCTCCTACGGTGCAGGTAGAGCTTCGCGAACGTCTCTTGAGCAGCGTCCGCCGCATCGTCTTCGTTTTGCAGGCAGCGGACGAGGTAATTGAACAACTTGCCGGCGTGACGCTCCATCAGGCTTTTGAGCGCGTCGTCGTGGCCTGCCGCGAGGCGGGTCATGTCCTGCACGTCGAGTTCGTCCGTGTTCATGCAGGAACTATGGATGTTGAGCGGGGTTCGTCGTCGCTGCGTGGCTGTCTGTACCGTGGTTCATCGCTTGTTCGCGAAAACAGGTATTGCCCCACGCCCAAGCGAGGTAACGCTTGCCTTGCTCTGGCGGCATGGTGCGGCTCACTTCAAAGAAGTGTTTGAGCATCTCCGACTGGCAGGTAGCCCGTATCTGCGCCCTCTCATTCAAGAGCTTCTCAATTTCCGGTGTCACCTGCGTGGTGCTGATGAGCACTTCAGACAGCTTGTTGTTGAGTTCGTTAATCCGACGACACCGGTCCTTGCACTGCGGCAGATAGCCGGCGTGAAGCTCGGAGATCCGCTTGAACTCGGCATCGCCAAGATTGAACTCTTGCTTCAGCCACGCGAGTTCGGGCTTGGGGCTTTGCATCATCGCCCGAGGCTTGGCCGTGCCCGTCAGATAGACGCAGCAGTAGGCGACGAGCGCACCTACCACGCCGAGCGTAAGAATCAGTAGGCCACGCTTCATGGCTGTAGCGTGGTTTGGTAGGGATCAACCGCCTGCGCGTATCGGGCGCTCAGTTCGCCCGCGACGCGCGCCGTTTCCTGCCGCGCCTGACTCCAGCCCACACTTGCGCCTATGGCGAGCAGCACCGCCACGTAGGCCGTGGCGAGCGCAGGCCGAGGCAGTAGGTTCGTGAGCCAGTTTGCGAATACCGTGGCGAGCGAGACGGACGGCACGGGCGCGGCTTCAGCTCGCTCGATGCGTCGCCAAACCTGCTCCTGAAAGCGTGGAGGCAACGACGCCTCTTGCTTCCACTCTTTCAACAACGCGCGCAGCCCAGGCGTGTTCGTGTTGGAATTGTCAGTCTTCATAAGTTTTCACTTCGTTGGCCGGCTCTTCTCCGCTTTGTACACATTCTTGAATACGCCGCGAACCAGAAAATCCCTCACGAAATGTTGGGCAAAGGGCGGGCACCACCAGTCCGTGTGGACAGCAGAAACGTTAGAGAAAGGAAGCTGGCGAAAGTCACGGTGCCGGGCTGTGCCCGAGCAGGAGACGGCCCGACTTGCGTCAATGGTCACCATGCTAAATTGCGCCAGCAGGCCCGATTCGCCGGGAAAAATTGGCTTGGAATGCAGGCCGGGGGGACCGGTATCGAACTGGTGATTTCTGATGCGGAGGCCGGTCCTGGTCTGCGGAATCGAAAGCTCGGTGAGACCCACCGCGAGTTCGCTCCTGCACCAGTCGGCACGCTCCTTGAAAGTCAGCCTGCTCGCGCGTCGCCGAGTTCTTCTCGGGTCTGCCCCGATAAAGATTCGGCTGGCCTGCACCCTGATAGCCAGCATTCGAGCACATCGCTCGATAGTGGAAGGATTCCAGGTCCTTGGTTGAGGGATGCTTTCTCTGCCCGCCGCCAATGCAATCAGGAACGCCGACTGGGAGAAGCCGATCGGCGCGGACGGACCACCAAATAAATGTAGCCGCCATCCAGCAGGCAATCCACAAGCACCGAAGCCCCTCCTCCCAAGCCAATGATACCCCCATACGGGTTCACTCCGCACGCCTCGATACACCGAAGCCAAACCTCAGGCCGGGCTGATACCAACTGACGTCGTCCGATAAACTTGGTCCCAATGTTCGTGAGGCTTCATGGATCTTGGCGTATTGGCCGCCGTCTGCGATTCAGGTGTGGCATTACGCATTGACGGACGAAGAGCGATTTCGCTCGATCCAGTCGTAGAGCACGGGCAGCAAGACGAGGGTGAGGAAAGTCGAGGTTATGATACCGCCGATGACGACGGTGGCGAGCGGACGCTGAACTTCCGCGCCTGCGCCGGTGGCAACGGCCATTGGGACGAAGCCGAAGCTGGCGACGAGCGCAGTCATGAGTTTCGGGCGGAGGCGCGTGAGCGTGCCTTCGACGACGGCATCGCGCACGCTGCGACCTTGCCGACGCAGTTGATTGATGAAGCTGATGAGCATGATGCCGTTCAGCACCGCGATGCCGGAGAGTGCAATGAAGCCGACGCCCGCGCTGATGGTGAATGGCATGTCGCGCGTCCACAGCGCGAACACGCCGCCGGTAACGGCCAACGGCACGCAGACGAAGATGAGCGCCGCCTGCCGAAAGCTGCCGAAACTCATGAAGATAAGAATGAAAATGAAAACCAGCGCCATCGGCACGATAAGCGCGAGACGCGCACGGGCATTTTGCAGGTTCTCGAACTGCCCGCCGAACTCGTAGTAGTAACCGGGCGGGAAACTCACCTCGGACTTAATGCGGTCGAGTGCCTCCTTGACGTAGCCTTCCACGTCGCGCCCACGCAGGTTCACGAGAATCGCGCCCCGCCGCTGGCCTGCTTCCCGCGTCACCGCACCGACCTGTTCGGTCATCTGAAAGTTCGCAGCCTGACCGAGCGTGAGCAATCCGCCCGCTTCCGCCCGCACTGGCAGGCGCTTCATGGAGTCTAGGCTGCGGCGCGCGTCTTCGGCAAGGCGTACCACGATGGGGAACCGCCGGTTGCCTTCAATAACCGAGCCGACTTCCTCACCCGCGAGGGCCGTGGCGATGGCGTGATTGAGATCGCCGGCCTGCATGTTGTAGCGGCGTAATGCATCACGGTCGGGTTTGATTTCCAGCAAGGGCGAGCGTCCGAACGCGTCGAACTCCACGTCACCGCTGCCGGGGATTTTGCGCAGCAAGTCGCGAATTTCTGTCGAGAGCCGCTCAAGTTCCTTGAAGTCATCGCCATAAACCTTCACCGCGATGTCGGCGCGCACACCTGCCATCATTTCGTTAAACCGCATCTGAATCGGCTGCGTAAACAAGTAGGTCTGACCCGGCGCGTGAACGGCGAGTTCGCGGCGCATTAAGTCAATGAGTTGCTCCTTGGTTGCTGTCCGTCCGTCAACCTTGCGCCACTCGCGGCGCGGTTTGAGTTCGACGTAGGTGTCGCAAAGGTTCGCGCCCATCGGGTCAACGGCAATTTCCGCCGTTCCGATCAAGCCGAACATGCGGTCAATCTCCGGAAATTTCTCCAGCAACAGCTTTTCGGACTTCTGCTGCAAGTCTGTGGAGGCGTCTAGCCCGGCGCTGCTACTGCGGATGAATTGAAGCAGCATCGTGCCTTCGTCGAGTTGCGGAATGAACTCCGCGCCAAGCCGCGTAAACAGGAACAGCGATGAGCCGAATAGGACTACGGCTGCGGCCACTACCACCGGCTTGAACCGCAGCGCCCATTCGAGCAGCGGCGTGTATAGCGCCTTGAAGAGTCGCACCAGCCAGTTGTCGTGCTCGCGGATTTTGCCCCGCAGGAAATACGAGCACAGTACCGGCATGAGCGTGAGCGCCAGCACGAGCGAGCCCGTCAGCGCAAAAATGACAGTGAGCGCCATTGGGCGGAACATTTTCCCCTCGATGCCCGTGAGCGCGAGGATCGGCACATAGACGACCGTGATGATGAGCACGCCGAAGAACATCGGGTTGGCAACTTCCTTCGCCGAGTAGCGCACTTCGTCGAATCGTTCGGCGGCGGTGAGTTCGCGGCCAAGTTCCTTCTGCTTGTGCGCAAGATGCCGGATGATGTTCTCCACCATCACGACCGCGCCATCAATGATGAGGCCAAAGTCAATCGCACCGAGGCTCATCAAATTGCCGGAGACGCGGCTTTCGACCATGCCGGTTAGCGCGAAAAACATCGAAAGCGGAAGCGCCAGCGCCACGATGAACGCCGCGCGCAGATTCCCGAGCAACGCGAACAACACGACCACCACCAGCAACGCGCCCTCGAACAAATTCCTCTCAACCGTATGCAACGTACGATTCACCAGGTCGGAGCGGTTGTAAAGCGGACGCACTTCAACGCCCGGCGGCAGTTTCTCCTGAATGTGCGCCAGCTTCGCGGCCACGTCGCGGGCCACGATACGGCTGTTTCCGCCCGCGAGCATCAACGCGCCGCCGACCACGCTTTCCGTGCCATTCACTGTCGCCGCGCCAGTGCGATATCCTGAACCGATACCGATTTGCGCCACATCCTGCACCAGCAACGGCCGCACTGACCCGGCGAACTTGAGCGGAAGCTGCGCAATTTCCTCCGTCGTGCTCACCCGACTATTGGCGCGGATGACGATTTGTTCACCGCCGATTTCCACCAGACCACCGCCGACGTTCTCGGTGTTCTCGCTGATGGCGTGCGCGAGGTCGTTCAGGCTCAGGCCTACGCTGACGAGTCGCGCGGCGTCCGGCATGATGACGAGTTGCCGTTCGTGACCGCCGCTCGTGTTCACTTCGGCGACGCCCGGCGTGGCGCGAAGTAAAGGGCTGATGACGTATTCCTGAATTTGCTTGAGCGATTGCAACTGCTCGTAGCGTGTGGGCGGTTTGTTCGTCGTATCGGCAGCGAATTCGACCGAGTAGTAGAAGATTTCGCCGAGCGCGGTGCTGATGGGCGCGAGCCGGGGCTGCAAATCTCGCGGCAACTTCTCCGCCGCGCCGAGCAATCGTTCACTCACCAGTTGCCGCGTGCGATACAGGTCCACGTCGTCCTCGAACGTCATGCGGATTTGCGACAGACCGAACTTTGAGAGCGAGCGCAGTTCCATCATGCCAGCCAGACCGGCCATCTGGCTTTCGAGCGGGAGCGTAACGAGCTTTTCGATTTCCTCCGGCGCGAGCGCGGGCACGGCGGTGTTGATGAGCACCTGCGGGTTGGTGATGTCCGGCACGGCGTC is a genomic window containing:
- a CDS encoding heavy metal translocating P-type ATPase; amino-acid sequence: MKTDPICGMTVNEATALSVGRDGETFYFCSEHCRRKFLAQSPSNESSGGSCCAGQANAQAGAGDRSGDKDQNEDHFHAEEQSCYDGKANQSTHSYDHSHHQHHGESVTPSVAAKYFCPMCPGIESDKPGNCPKCGMALEMNPAWKPSAKTIYTCPMHPKIEQDHPGTCPKCGMALEAKTITPEVVEDDSELRDMTRRFWIGTALTLPVFIVAMAHLVPAWSHAEWVSGNASRWGQFLLSTPVVLWAGWPFFVRGWRSLVNRSLNMFTLIALGVGAAFAFSTVAMVFPQAFPPAAGHTGKPAIYFEAAAVITVLVLLGQVLELRARQRTSGAIKALLGLAPKTARRVTPSGDEDVPLNAVHPGDLLRVRPGEKIPVDGEVVEGRTSVDESMLTGESLPVEKLTGAKVSGGTVNTTGGIVMQAERVGSETMLAQIVNLVAQAQRSRAPIQALADKVAACFVPAVLAIAALTFVGWLFFGPEPRLAFAITNAVAVLIIACPCALGLATPMSVMVGVGRGAQMGVLIRNAEAIENLAKLDALAVDKTGTLTEGKPKLARVLPVGGFDEKDLLRLAASLEQGSEHPLAHAVILAAQEQQLPLEAAKDFQSTTAGGVAGTVAARRVLIGKPDFLREDGVADIAALETLAAPHQAEGATAIFVSIDGRAAGVLTVADPVKSTTPQALAELRELGINVIMLTGDNQRTAEAVARKLGIADFQAGATPHDKHEKVKSLKAAGRSVGMAGDGINDAPALAASDVGIAMGTGTDIAMESAGLTLVKGDLRGIVRAIRLGRAMMRNIRQNLFFAFVYNALGIPVAAGVLYPFFGALLSPIIAGAAMSLSSVSVIANALRLRNIKL
- a CDS encoding sigma-70 family RNA polymerase sigma factor, encoding MNTDELDVQDMTRLAAGHDDALKSLMERHAGKLFNYLVRCLQNEDDAADAAQETFAKLYLHRRRFDSGQKFSTWLYTIAANLVKDRYRWRSRHPLVSLDAESIATGDSFRDSLPGNDPLPHEEVQAKERSETVRRAVAALPEELRQPLILSEYEERPHAEIAVILGCSPKAVETRIYRARQQLRVSLGKLLEPARST
- a CDS encoding efflux RND transporter permease subunit encodes the protein MVLKTLEFSLRQRALVLLATLVLIGVGVWSAIRLPIDAVPDITNPQVLINTAVPALAPEEIEKLVTLPLESQMAGLAGMMELRSLSKFGLSQIRMTFEDDVDLYRTRQLVSERLLGAAEKLPRDLQPRLAPISTALGEIFYYSVEFAADTTNKPPTRYEQLQSLKQIQEYVISPLLRATPGVAEVNTSGGHERQLVIMPDAARLVSVGLSLNDLAHAISENTENVGGGLVEIGGEQIVIRANSRVSTTEEIAQLPLKFAGSVRPLLVQDVAQIGIGSGYRTGAATVNGTESVVGGALMLAGGNSRIVARDVAAKLAHIQEKLPPGVEVRPLYNRSDLVNRTLHTVERNLFEGALLVVVVLFALLGNLRAAFIVALALPLSMFFALTGMVESRVSGNLMSLGAIDFGLIIDGAVVMVENIIRHLAHKQKELGRELTAAERFDEVRYSAKEVANPMFFGVLIITVVYVPILALTGIEGKMFRPMALTVIFALTGSLVLALTLMPVLCSYFLRGKIREHDNWLVRLFKALYTPLLEWALRFKPVVVAAAVVLFGSSLFLFTRLGAEFIPQLDEGTMLLQFIRSSSAGLDASTDLQQKSEKLLLEKFPEIDRMFGLIGTAEIAVDPMGANLCDTYVELKPRREWRKVDGRTATKEQLIDLMRRELAVHAPGQTYLFTQPIQMRFNEMMAGVRADIAVKVYGDDFKELERLSTEIRDLLRKIPGSGDVEFDAFGRSPLLEIKPDRDALRRYNMQAGDLNHAIATALAGEEVGSVIEGNRRFPIVVRLAEDARRSLDSMKRLPVRAEAGGLLTLGQAANFQMTEQVGAVTREAGQRRGAILVNLRGRDVEGYVKEALDRIKSEVSFPPGYYYEFGGQFENLQNARARLALIVPMALVFIFILIFMSFGSFRQAALIFVCVPLAVTGGVFALWTRDMPFTISAGVGFIALSGIAVLNGIMLISFINQLRRQGRSVRDAVVEGTLTRLRPKLMTALVASFGFVPMAVATGAGAEVQRPLATVVIGGIITSTFLTLVLLPVLYDWIERNRSSSVNA